A window of the Roseovarius sp. S88 genome harbors these coding sequences:
- a CDS encoding NAD(P)-binding protein yields the protein MTLPTTAPFAITVDVGTSLDNHTGSWRTERPVYLDRLPPCNNACPAGENIQAWLALAEEGNYEDAWQEIMKNNPLPGIMGRACYHPCESACNRKDIDSPVSIHAVERFLDDQSRKLGWVPRVPSELSGKKILVVGSGPSGLSAAYHLRRLGHSVTIYEAGPVAGGMMRFGIPAYRLPRDVVEANIKRIEDMGVEFVLNKRVEDIAAEKEAGGFDAVFLAIGAHLANRVNIPAADAGRVLDAVGVLRDMETAEDKPMLGRRVVVYGGGNTAVDVARTAKRMGAEEAIIVYRRTRDQMPAHDFEMEEAIEEGVIVNWLTTIKEMDEGGKVMVERMELDENGRPQPTGEMDELEADTVVMALGQNVDTSFVEKLEGVEIADKTIQVNNQFMTGHPGVFAGGDMVPSERTVTVAVGHGKHAARAIHAWLQADTYTKPEKPEIADFDKLNPWYYTDAPETVQQMLDIERRKSTFGEVVDGLDETNALYEARRCLSCGNCFECDNCYGVCPDNAVIKLGPGKRFEFDYDYCKGCGICAAECPCGAIKMEPEEI from the coding sequence ATGACCCTTCCAACCACAGCCCCTTTCGCCATCACCGTGGATGTCGGCACGTCGCTGGACAATCACACCGGCAGCTGGCGGACCGAGCGTCCGGTCTATCTGGACCGTCTGCCACCCTGCAACAACGCTTGTCCTGCGGGTGAGAATATCCAGGCCTGGCTCGCGTTGGCCGAGGAGGGCAACTACGAAGACGCCTGGCAAGAAATCATGAAGAACAACCCGCTGCCGGGCATCATGGGGCGCGCGTGCTATCACCCTTGTGAAAGCGCATGCAACCGCAAGGACATCGACTCGCCCGTGTCCATCCACGCCGTTGAGCGGTTCCTTGATGACCAATCGCGGAAACTCGGCTGGGTGCCGCGCGTGCCGTCTGAGTTGTCGGGCAAGAAGATCCTTGTTGTCGGCTCTGGGCCTTCGGGTCTCTCTGCGGCCTATCATCTGCGCCGTCTGGGCCATTCGGTCACGATCTATGAGGCTGGACCTGTGGCCGGTGGCATGATGCGCTTTGGCATTCCCGCCTACCGTTTGCCCCGTGATGTGGTCGAAGCCAACATCAAGCGGATCGAAGACATGGGCGTGGAGTTTGTGCTCAACAAACGCGTCGAGGACATTGCCGCGGAGAAAGAGGCAGGAGGCTTTGATGCTGTCTTCCTCGCGATCGGCGCGCATCTGGCCAACCGGGTGAACATCCCGGCGGCAGATGCAGGCCGTGTCCTCGACGCCGTGGGCGTGCTGCGTGATATGGAAACCGCCGAAGACAAGCCCATGCTGGGTCGTCGCGTTGTGGTTTACGGTGGCGGCAACACCGCCGTGGACGTGGCCCGGACCGCCAAACGTATGGGGGCCGAAGAGGCGATCATCGTCTATCGCCGCACACGCGACCAGATGCCCGCACATGATTTTGAGATGGAAGAAGCCATTGAAGAAGGTGTGATCGTGAACTGGCTGACCACCATCAAGGAGATGGATGAAGGCGGCAAGGTCATGGTCGAGCGCATGGAGCTTGACGAAAACGGCCGTCCACAACCCACCGGCGAGATGGATGAGCTGGAGGCCGATACCGTTGTGATGGCACTGGGTCAGAACGTTGACACCAGCTTTGTTGAAAAGCTGGAAGGCGTTGAGATTGCTGATAAAACCATCCAGGTGAACAACCAGTTCATGACCGGCCATCCCGGTGTCTTTGCTGGCGGCGATATGGTGCCCTCCGAGCGGACAGTGACGGTTGCGGTCGGCCACGGCAAACACGCCGCACGCGCCATCCACGCCTGGCTTCAGGCGGATACCTACACCAAGCCGGAGAAGCCCGAGATCGCTGATTTCGACAAGCTGAACCCGTGGTATTATACCGACGCGCCAGAAACCGTGCAGCAAATGCTGGACATCGAACGCCGCAAATCGACTTTTGGCGAAGTCGTAGACGGGCTTGATGAAACCAATGCGCTCTACGAGGCGCGCCGTTGTCTGAGTTGCGGCAACTGTTTTGAGTGCGACAACTGCTATGGCGTCTGCCCGGACAATGCGGTGATCAAGCTGGGGCCGGGCAAACGGTTTGAGTTTGATTATGACTACTGCAAGGGCTGCGGCATTTGCGCGGCTGAATGCCCATGCGGTGCCATCAAAATGGAGCCCGAGGAGATCTGA
- a CDS encoding transketolase C-terminal domain-containing protein, with amino-acid sequence MLKQMEGSQAVAEAVALCRPEVICAYPISPQTHIVEHCGELVREGKVGTCEYMNVESEFAALSACIGSSACGARTYTATASQGLLFMAEAVYNASGLGLPIVMTVANRAIGAPINIWNDHTDSMSMRDAGWIQIFAETNQEALDLHIQAFKIAERLSQPVMVCMDGFILTHAYERVEMPSQEQVDAFLPPFEPQQVLDPANPYSIGAMVGPEAFTEVRYLAHDKQMQALNVIPEIAAEFQEIFGRDSGGLLRKYQTEDADTIIVTLGSVAGTVKDTVDEMREAGKKIGVVTIGSFRPFPTAELRKVLASAKEVVVLEKSFAVGFGGVVANNVMMALQGTRTHVNTVVAGLGGRPITMPSLHKLFDRALAGKLEPVEFLDLQWDIVNAELERQRAQIASGPTAESILKNIQVDTAHGGAAGHAAE; translated from the coding sequence ATGCTTAAACAAATGGAAGGCAGCCAGGCCGTTGCCGAGGCCGTGGCGCTCTGCCGCCCCGAGGTGATCTGCGCCTATCCCATCAGCCCACAAACCCACATCGTGGAACATTGTGGCGAGCTGGTGCGCGAAGGCAAAGTTGGCACCTGCGAATACATGAACGTGGAATCCGAGTTTGCCGCGTTGTCGGCCTGTATCGGGTCGTCGGCTTGTGGCGCACGCACCTATACTGCCACCGCCAGCCAAGGCCTGCTCTTTATGGCCGAGGCGGTTTACAACGCATCCGGTCTGGGCCTGCCGATCGTGATGACCGTGGCCAACCGCGCCATTGGTGCGCCGATCAACATCTGGAATGACCATACCGACAGCATGTCCATGCGTGATGCGGGCTGGATTCAGATATTTGCCGAAACCAATCAAGAGGCGCTGGACCTTCATATTCAGGCTTTCAAGATTGCCGAACGGCTGAGCCAACCGGTCATGGTTTGTATGGACGGGTTTATCCTCACGCATGCCTATGAGCGGGTTGAAATGCCAAGTCAGGAACAGGTTGACGCCTTCCTGCCTCCGTTTGAGCCGCAGCAGGTTCTGGACCCTGCCAATCCGTACTCGATTGGCGCCATGGTTGGCCCAGAGGCATTCACCGAAGTGCGCTATCTGGCGCATGACAAGCAGATGCAGGCGCTCAATGTGATCCCCGAGATTGCAGCTGAATTCCAAGAGATTTTCGGACGCGACAGCGGCGGCCTTCTTCGCAAGTACCAAACCGAGGATGCTGACACGATCATCGTGACGCTGGGCTCGGTGGCGGGCACGGTGAAGGATACCGTCGATGAGATGCGTGAGGCAGGCAAGAAAATCGGTGTTGTGACCATCGGCTCGTTCCGGCCCTTCCCAACCGCCGAACTGCGCAAGGTTCTGGCCAGCGCCAAAGAAGTGGTGGTGCTTGAGAAAAGCTTTGCCGTGGGCTTCGGCGGGGTTGTGGCCAACAACGTCATGATGGCACTGCAAGGCACGCGCACGCATGTGAATACAGTGGTTGCTGGCCTTGGCGGGCGTCCCATCACGATGCCCTCGCTGCACAAGCTCTTTGACCGGGCATTGGCCGGTAAACTTGAGCCTGTCGAGTTCCTCGATCTGCAATGGGACATCGTGAATGCCGAACTGGAGCGTCAACGCGCTCAGATCGCGTCTGGCCCCACAGCAGAAAGCATCCTGAAAAACATCCAGGTCGACACCGCCCATGGCGGCGCGGCTGGCCATGCAGCCGAATAA
- a CDS encoding tripartite tricarboxylate transporter TctB family protein, with the protein MTDLPRMQHIIASGLVAAVGIAVAYISYTQEPADAFLFPRLISTVFLVLALWTFGKAVLGRTKVGNGLSRVAIINILPGLIVALIYIFWAAKALGFYTASTITFFILLSLYDPAPHGEARTWIKRALITAGFLAVMYGLFAQLLTVFTPKEILF; encoded by the coding sequence ATGACCGACCTGCCCCGCATGCAGCACATCATCGCCAGCGGTCTTGTTGCCGCCGTCGGCATAGCGGTCGCTTACATCAGTTACACGCAGGAACCTGCAGATGCGTTTCTGTTCCCGCGCTTGATCTCGACGGTCTTTTTGGTTCTGGCCCTCTGGACCTTTGGCAAGGCGGTACTGGGGCGCACCAAGGTAGGCAATGGCCTGAGCCGCGTCGCGATCATCAACATCTTGCCAGGCCTGATTGTCGCGTTGATATACATCTTCTGGGCAGCCAAGGCTTTGGGCTTTTACACCGCATCAACGATCACCTTTTTCATTCTGTTATCGCTTTACGACCCGGCTCCGCATGGCGAGGCGCGCACATGGATCAAACGCGCACTCATCACAGCCGGTTTTCTTGCGGTGATGTACGGGCTCTTTGCCCAATTGCTCACCGTCTTCACACCAAAAGAAATCTTATTCTGA
- a CDS encoding AMP-binding protein: MILSRTTPPEGTVRDWLDARAASGGVAVVLPEDGQTQSWRDLRDGAQAFAAQLTAIGCGKGESVAVVAPNSFESLLAFYGALYGGFRATMINLAAGRDAIAYALDHSEARFGYVHPDCTALFDAANDAGVIALPLKGHATAQLHEIMPGDDALLMYTSGTTGRPKGVLHSHASLLAGGWTTAIAHDLGPQDRGFCVLPVYHINGLCVTVIGSLVSGGSLAIVPKFSASKFWEQADDAEITWFSVVPTIISHLLHGSAEPAAACRARMRFGRSASSALAVETQSSFEARFGIPIVETMGLTETAAQILSNPLPPGVRKIGSPGIAFGCEVDIQDGAGASVPVETEGEIVVRGPNVMRGYLKNPDATADTFRNGWLRTGDLARKDAEGYVFVTGRLKELIIKGGENIAPREVDEALYTHPDVVEAAAFARSCERYGETIEAAVRVRDGSGLTSAALLNICQERLGSFKTPDTVHFLDELPKGPSGKIQRLKLASLISADMQVTTPGK, encoded by the coding sequence ATGATTCTGTCGCGCACAACGCCGCCTGAGGGAACTGTTCGCGATTGGCTTGACGCGCGGGCGGCGTCGGGCGGCGTCGCAGTGGTGTTGCCGGAAGACGGACAAACGCAAAGTTGGCGCGACTTGCGTGATGGCGCACAGGCCTTCGCTGCGCAACTGACCGCCATTGGCTGCGGCAAAGGCGAAAGTGTTGCGGTGGTTGCCCCCAACAGTTTTGAAAGCCTTTTGGCGTTTTATGGCGCGCTCTATGGTGGGTTTCGCGCCACGATGATTAACCTGGCCGCTGGACGGGATGCCATTGCCTATGCGCTGGATCATTCCGAGGCACGGTTTGGCTATGTGCATCCAGACTGCACTGCACTTTTTGACGCGGCAAATGATGCTGGCGTGATCGCCCTTCCCCTGAAGGGCCATGCCACAGCCCAACTGCATGAGATCATGCCCGGTGATGACGCGCTCTTAATGTACACATCCGGCACTACGGGGCGTCCCAAAGGTGTGCTTCACAGCCATGCAAGTCTTCTGGCCGGTGGATGGACCACAGCCATCGCACATGATCTCGGGCCGCAGGATCGCGGGTTTTGCGTTTTGCCGGTCTACCACATCAACGGGCTGTGCGTGACGGTCATAGGCAGCCTGGTGTCAGGTGGATCGCTTGCGATTGTGCCAAAGTTCTCGGCTTCAAAGTTCTGGGAACAGGCGGACGATGCAGAGATCACGTGGTTCTCCGTGGTGCCAACGATCATCTCGCATCTTCTGCATGGATCGGCGGAACCAGCCGCAGCGTGCCGCGCGCGGATGCGATTTGGCCGCTCAGCCTCCTCGGCACTGGCGGTTGAGACGCAGTCATCCTTTGAAGCCCGGTTTGGAATTCCCATTGTTGAGACCATGGGGCTCACAGAAACTGCAGCGCAAATTCTCTCAAACCCCCTGCCCCCAGGCGTCCGTAAAATTGGCTCACCGGGCATCGCCTTTGGCTGCGAAGTGGACATTCAGGATGGCGCGGGAGCGTCCGTGCCTGTTGAGACAGAAGGCGAGATCGTGGTGCGTGGACCCAACGTCATGCGCGGGTATCTCAAGAACCCGGACGCTACGGCTGACACCTTTCGAAACGGCTGGCTCCGGACGGGTGATCTGGCGCGGAAAGATGCGGAAGGTTACGTCTTTGTCACTGGCAGGTTGAAAGAGTTGATCATCAAGGGCGGAGAGAACATCGCCCCGCGAGAGGTCGATGAAGCGCTCTATACGCATCCAGACGTGGTAGAGGCCGCCGCTTTTGCCCGGTCTTGTGAACGTTACGGAGAAACCATAGAAGCGGCTGTGCGCGTTCGGGACGGCTCGGGGCTCACGTCTGCGGCCTTGTTGAACATCTGTCAGGAACGTCTAGGGTCTTTCAAAACCCCTGACACTGTGCATTTCCTTGATGAATTGCCAAAAGGCCCTTCTGGCAAAATACAGCGTCTCAAGCTGGCCAGCCTTATCAGCGCTGATATGCAGGTGACAACGCCCGGAAAGTAG
- a CDS encoding thiamine pyrophosphate-dependent enzyme — MNEIPKLRTADDIPADQKVKFYQKGTFTVGNRLVDADERNVQSSMNRSNAITSGHRACQGCGEALGARYALDTAMRMTGGDMIAANATGCLEVFTTPYPETSWQMPWMHSLFGNAPAVASGMQAAMKAKGRNTRVIAQGGDGGTVDIGFGCLSGMFERNDDVLYICYDNEAYMNTGVQRSGATPGGARTATTMPAGEAYPGNVFGTGKNLPKIAMAHNIPYVATASVAYLQDLEAKVEKAMSFKGARYIHVYVPCPLGWGCASNSTINLARLVVETGMFPLFEAEHGQVTATRPIRSRVPIEQYLKPQRRFAHLFKTDAGAEAIKKLQAMCDYNIAEYDLLRPEEETV, encoded by the coding sequence ATGAACGAGATTCCAAAACTTCGCACAGCAGACGACATTCCCGCCGATCAGAAGGTGAAATTCTATCAGAAGGGCACCTTTACCGTGGGCAACCGTCTGGTGGATGCCGATGAGCGCAATGTTCAGTCGTCGATGAACCGCTCCAACGCCATCACCTCGGGCCACCGGGCCTGTCAGGGTTGCGGCGAAGCGCTGGGCGCGCGCTATGCGCTGGATACCGCGATGCGCATGACAGGCGGCGACATGATCGCAGCCAATGCCACGGGTTGTCTGGAGGTGTTCACAACGCCTTATCCTGAAACCAGCTGGCAAATGCCCTGGATGCACTCGCTCTTTGGCAATGCACCCGCCGTCGCCAGTGGCATGCAGGCGGCGATGAAAGCCAAGGGCCGCAACACCCGCGTGATCGCCCAGGGTGGTGATGGCGGCACGGTGGATATCGGCTTTGGGTGCCTCAGCGGCATGTTCGAGCGCAACGATGACGTGCTCTATATTTGCTATGACAACGAAGCTTACATGAACACTGGCGTGCAGAGATCCGGTGCGACGCCGGGCGGCGCGCGTACCGCGACCACAATGCCTGCCGGTGAAGCCTATCCCGGCAATGTCTTTGGCACAGGTAAAAACCTGCCCAAGATCGCCATGGCGCACAATATTCCTTACGTTGCTACCGCGTCTGTTGCCTATCTGCAGGATCTTGAGGCCAAGGTTGAAAAGGCCATGAGCTTCAAGGGCGCGCGCTACATCCACGTCTACGTACCGTGCCCGCTTGGGTGGGGCTGTGCGTCGAACAGCACGATCAATCTGGCCCGCCTTGTGGTCGAGACGGGTATGTTCCCGCTCTTTGAGGCCGAGCATGGTCAGGTGACGGCCACGCGCCCGATCCGCAGCCGTGTCCCGATCGAGCAATATCTCAAACCACAACGCCGCTTTGCCCATCTGTTCAAAACAGATGCCGGGGCCGAGGCCATCAAAAAGCTTCAGGCCATGTGTGACTACAACATCGCGGAGTATGACCTGCTGCGCCCGGAAGAGGAGACCGTCTAA
- the sauS gene encoding acylating sulfoacetaldehyde dehydrogenase has protein sequence MNAPDPIAELDAIVARARAAQARYEAEGSQTRYDRAAQAAAWAIMEPGRNETLAKLAVETTGLGNVPDKITKNHRKTLGLMRDIKDVKTFGVIRDDAETGITEIARPMGVIGAIVPSTNPAATPANNIINALKCGNAIVVAPSPKGVASCEKLLEFIHAEFAKIGENPDLVQVIPAPGSKEKTQRLMETCDKVVATGSQNNVVRAQTCGTPAVAVGAGNVTVIVDETADLDQAAEKIRASKTFDNATSCSSENAVVVVDAVYDAFVAAMARAGGAVVEDEAGIVARLWPDGHLNRAVIAQDADKMITALGLKDAVPDGTEYIAVPTNGIGPDHPLSGEKLSRVLALYRAQDFDDAVAITRAIQNHQGAGHSIGLHSSKDDRAHRLAREIPTSRIIVNQAHTFATGGSFTNGMPFSLSMGCGAWGGNAVDENVHWKHFLQTTKIIREIPACEPSLEDIFAEYWDVAGQ, from the coding sequence ATGAATGCCCCTGATCCCATTGCAGAGCTTGATGCCATCGTAGCGCGTGCACGCGCAGCACAGGCGCGGTATGAGGCTGAGGGTAGTCAGACACGTTATGACCGCGCGGCACAGGCCGCTGCCTGGGCGATCATGGAACCGGGGCGCAATGAGACCCTGGCCAAGCTCGCGGTTGAAACGACCGGGCTGGGCAATGTGCCGGACAAGATCACCAAGAACCATCGCAAGACTCTAGGTCTGATGCGCGACATCAAGGATGTAAAAACCTTTGGTGTTATCCGCGATGATGCAGAAACAGGAATTACCGAGATTGCGCGTCCCATGGGGGTCATCGGCGCGATTGTGCCCTCAACCAACCCGGCGGCGACGCCGGCGAACAACATCATTAACGCGCTGAAATGCGGCAATGCCATCGTCGTGGCCCCGTCGCCCAAGGGCGTGGCCTCTTGCGAAAAACTACTTGAGTTCATTCACGCGGAATTCGCCAAGATCGGGGAAAACCCCGATTTGGTGCAAGTGATCCCAGCCCCTGGATCGAAGGAGAAAACTCAACGCCTGATGGAAACCTGCGACAAGGTCGTGGCCACGGGCAGTCAGAACAACGTTGTGCGGGCTCAGACCTGCGGCACGCCTGCGGTGGCGGTGGGCGCAGGCAATGTCACTGTGATCGTGGACGAAACCGCCGATCTCGATCAGGCTGCAGAGAAAATCCGGGCCTCCAAGACCTTTGACAACGCCACATCTTGTTCGTCGGAGAACGCTGTGGTGGTCGTGGACGCGGTCTATGACGCCTTTGTCGCCGCCATGGCGCGCGCGGGTGGCGCGGTGGTCGAGGATGAGGCGGGTATCGTGGCGCGGCTCTGGCCTGATGGGCATCTCAACCGCGCGGTCATCGCGCAGGATGCCGACAAGATGATCACGGCGCTTGGACTCAAAGATGCGGTACCTGACGGCACGGAATACATCGCTGTGCCCACCAACGGCATCGGCCCGGATCATCCACTAAGCGGCGAGAAACTCAGCCGGGTTCTGGCGCTCTATCGTGCGCAGGATTTTGACGATGCGGTTGCGATCACACGGGCCATTCAAAACCATCAGGGCGCAGGACATTCGATCGGCCTGCATTCATCCAAAGACGACCGCGCGCACAGGCTCGCGCGGGAAATCCCAACAAGCCGCATCATCGTCAATCAGGCGCATACCTTTGCCACAGGCGGGTCTTTCACCAACGGAATGCCGTTTTCACTCTCGATGGGTTGCGGGGCGTGGGGCGGCAATGCGGTGGATGAGAATGTGCACTGGAAGCATTTTCTGCAAACCACTAAGATCATTCGTGAAATTCCAGCATGCGAACCCAGCCTAGAGGACATCTTCGCTGAGTATTGGGACGTTGCAGGGCAATGA
- a CDS encoding tripartite tricarboxylate transporter substrate binding protein, producing MKKLLAAASIALMGLTGGAFADGHAEYPDRPVMLMVSYGAGGATDFQARIVTMTAGNEDALGMPIAIINKPGAGGRVGWNWFATQADADGYTLAAYNVPHFIAQSIEGGVEYSTENFEPIANWGADPAVFVVAADSEFNSMEDVVNYAKENPGKLTFSGAGLFVGHHIAALQLEKAAGVKLAYIPNNKGGAGAMKAVIAGEVLGGVNNLSDAFRAREAGNVKILGVFDLERNEFLEDVPTMKEQGFDIDNASVNFRGVMVPKGTPQGIIDKLAETVPAMFENARVAKRMKAGGSPMHIMTRDEVLAMWKAREETLKELLAGL from the coding sequence ATGAAGAAACTACTTGCAGCGGCATCCATTGCCTTAATGGGCCTGACAGGCGGCGCATTTGCCGATGGTCATGCGGAATACCCTGACCGTCCTGTGATGCTGATGGTCAGCTATGGCGCCGGGGGTGCCACCGACTTTCAGGCGCGTATCGTGACCATGACGGCAGGCAACGAGGATGCGCTTGGCATGCCTATTGCCATCATCAACAAACCCGGTGCGGGCGGTCGGGTCGGCTGGAACTGGTTTGCCACGCAGGCCGATGCGGATGGCTATACGCTGGCGGCCTACAACGTGCCGCACTTCATCGCGCAGTCCATTGAGGGCGGCGTGGAGTATTCTACCGAAAACTTTGAGCCCATCGCCAACTGGGGCGCCGACCCAGCGGTTTTTGTTGTCGCCGCTGACAGCGAGTTCAACTCAATGGAAGACGTGGTGAACTACGCCAAGGAAAACCCTGGAAAGCTTACCTTTTCCGGTGCGGGCCTCTTTGTGGGTCACCACATTGCAGCGCTTCAGCTTGAAAAAGCTGCAGGCGTAAAGCTGGCCTATATTCCCAACAACAAGGGTGGTGCGGGTGCCATGAAAGCCGTGATTGCGGGCGAAGTGCTGGGCGGGGTCAACAACCTCTCGGATGCCTTTCGTGCGCGCGAAGCGGGCAATGTAAAAATCCTCGGCGTTTTTGATCTGGAGCGCAACGAGTTCCTTGAAGACGTGCCAACGATGAAAGAGCAAGGCTTCGATATCGACAACGCGTCGGTGAATTTCCGCGGCGTTATGGTGCCCAAGGGCACGCCACAAGGCATCATCGACAAGCTGGCTGAGACCGTGCCCGCGATGTTCGAAAACGCCCGTGTGGCCAAGCGCATGAAGGCGGGCGGCAGTCCAATGCACATCATGACCCGCGACGAGGTGCTTGCGATGTGGAAAGCCCGCGAAGAGACGCTCAAAGAGCTGCTCGCAGGTCTTTAA
- a CDS encoding tripartite tricarboxylate transporter permease produces MGDVFTPINFGLLLIGTIGGLILGATPGLSPTMAVALLIPFTFRLEPAQGLILLGAAYTSTVAGGAVSAILLKIPGAPANIATTLDGHTMAQKGQGARALQLSFLASAVGGVFGVLLLIFLTPVLAQWALAFGPSHLFWLAILGVTIIGSLDSSSVVKGLLSGCIGLWLATIGFDDIMGAQRFIFHDAVAGGINVIPALIGLFAIPQVITMFAKGRKRLDAEVIAVEKHPIGQAVGEVFRRKRALSIGTITGSIIGLIPGVGGQIAGLVAYDQTKKTSPEREKFGTGHSEGVIAAESANNAMVGPSLVPLLTLSIPGSPTAAVLLGGLLIHGIFPGSDLFDNYPDVAWTFINSMLIGQILMCIFGLYVAGLAARVAQVPNAVMAAVVLGLALFGSYSVQNSMGDVYVMMALGTGMYFLERFGFSAAPLVLGLILGPIAEANFIQGSMIANATSSMGEYFFSGTLNLVLIGIVVASIGYSLWMELRDKRYTTKDDAVLKEESLS; encoded by the coding sequence ATGGGCGACGTGTTCACGCCAATCAATTTCGGGCTGCTGTTGATTGGAACGATTGGCGGTCTGATCCTTGGGGCGACGCCGGGGTTGTCGCCGACCATGGCCGTGGCACTCTTGATCCCCTTCACCTTCCGACTGGAGCCTGCACAGGGTCTGATCCTGCTTGGGGCCGCCTACACATCAACCGTGGCTGGCGGCGCTGTGAGTGCCATTCTGCTTAAGATACCCGGTGCCCCGGCCAATATTGCCACCACTCTCGACGGGCATACGATGGCGCAGAAAGGACAAGGCGCGCGAGCGCTGCAGCTATCCTTTCTCGCCTCGGCCGTCGGAGGGGTGTTCGGGGTGTTGTTGCTCATTTTCCTGACCCCGGTTCTGGCGCAATGGGCGCTGGCCTTTGGGCCAAGTCACCTTTTCTGGCTGGCCATTCTGGGTGTGACCATCATTGGCTCTTTGGATTCAAGCTCTGTTGTCAAAGGGCTTTTGTCAGGCTGCATCGGCCTATGGCTGGCGACAATTGGCTTTGACGACATCATGGGCGCGCAGCGGTTCATCTTCCATGACGCGGTGGCCGGGGGCATCAACGTGATCCCGGCCCTGATTGGGCTTTTTGCCATTCCACAAGTCATCACCATGTTTGCCAAGGGGCGTAAACGACTGGACGCAGAAGTCATTGCAGTCGAAAAACATCCTATTGGCCAAGCGGTTGGCGAGGTGTTCCGCCGCAAGCGTGCGCTCTCCATCGGGACGATCACCGGGTCCATTATCGGGCTCATTCCCGGTGTGGGCGGTCAGATCGCGGGTCTCGTGGCCTATGACCAAACCAAGAAAACCAGTCCAGAACGCGAGAAATTCGGCACCGGGCATTCCGAGGGTGTCATCGCTGCGGAAAGTGCCAACAACGCCATGGTTGGCCCCTCGCTTGTACCGCTTCTCACCCTGTCGATCCCCGGCTCGCCCACCGCCGCCGTGCTGCTGGGCGGGTTGCTGATCCATGGTATTTTTCCGGGCAGCGATCTCTTTGACAACTACCCTGATGTCGCCTGGACCTTCATTAATTCCATGCTCATTGGCCAGATCCTTATGTGTATCTTTGGTCTCTACGTGGCCGGGTTGGCAGCGCGGGTGGCGCAGGTTCCAAATGCAGTGATGGCCGCTGTGGTGCTGGGCCTTGCGCTTTTCGGGAGCTACTCGGTGCAAAATTCCATGGGCGATGTCTATGTCATGATGGCGCTTGGAACGGGCATGTATTTCCTTGAGCGCTTCGGCTTTTCAGCAGCCCCCCTGGTGCTCGGCCTTATCCTTGGGCCGATCGCCGAGGCCAACTTTATCCAAGGCTCGATGATTGCCAATGCCACGTCGAGCATGGGGGAATACTTCTTCTCCGGCACGCTCAACCTTGTTCTGATCGGCATTGTCGTGGCCTCCATCGGCTACTCGCTCTGGATGGAACTGCGCGACAAACGTTACACCACAAAGGATGACGCGGTGCTCAAAGAGGAGAGCCTGTCATGA